Proteins from a single region of Phycisphaeraceae bacterium D3-23:
- a CDS encoding TIGR00341 family protein — MPFRRLDLLADDLTEDEINSTLGDAEFDDLYLRKRDDGLMLASMILDEKLTEHAIDQLEDRYGDCDGFQILIYDIAARLPRPEEGEDDQTENEKKIARGRISREELLDDLEPGSHVSWVYIAQVLISCLVAAIGLMRNSVALVIAAMVIAPLLLPCMALGLGTTVGDLPMIFRSVRTAAIGLASGLGLSLLIGLLVPFDPTVHEIAVRSEVRLSDLFIAVAAGTAGALAVTTGVSASLIGVMVAVALVPPLVAVGLLIGAGEYDAAYGALILVTTNVVCVNLAAVGMFLAQGIRPNRWAEKDRAKLAVRHALIVWSVLLIGLALLIIFASPNNPLDQTGW; from the coding sequence ATGCCCTTCCGCCGCCTGGACCTGCTCGCCGACGACCTCACCGAGGACGAGATCAACAGCACGCTCGGCGACGCGGAGTTTGACGACCTCTACCTGCGAAAGCGCGACGATGGCTTGATGCTCGCGAGCATGATCCTCGACGAGAAACTCACCGAGCACGCGATCGACCAGCTCGAGGACCGCTACGGCGACTGCGACGGATTCCAGATCCTGATCTACGACATCGCCGCACGGCTGCCACGGCCGGAGGAGGGCGAAGACGACCAGACCGAAAACGAAAAGAAGATTGCGCGCGGCCGAATCAGTCGCGAAGAGCTGCTCGACGACTTGGAGCCGGGCAGCCACGTGTCCTGGGTCTACATCGCGCAGGTGTTGATCTCGTGCCTGGTCGCGGCGATCGGGCTGATGCGCAACTCGGTCGCGCTCGTCATCGCCGCGATGGTGATCGCTCCGCTGTTGTTGCCTTGCATGGCGCTCGGTCTGGGCACGACGGTCGGCGATTTGCCGATGATCTTCCGTTCCGTGCGCACCGCCGCGATCGGGCTGGCCTCCGGGCTCGGCCTCTCGCTTTTGATCGGGCTGCTCGTACCGTTCGACCCGACCGTCCACGAGATCGCGGTGCGCTCGGAGGTCAGGCTGTCGGACCTCTTCATCGCCGTCGCCGCGGGCACGGCCGGGGCGCTCGCGGTGACGACGGGTGTCTCGGCCTCACTCATCGGTGTGATGGTCGCGGTCGCGCTGGTTCCGCCGCTCGTCGCCGTCGGGCTTCTCATCGGCGCGGGCGAGTACGACGCGGCCTACGGGGCATTGATCCTCGTCACCACGAACGTCGTCTGCGTCAACCTCGCCGCCGTGGGCATGTTCCTTGCCCAGGGCATCCGCCCCAACCGCTGGGCCGAGAAGGACCGCGCAAAACTCGCGGTGCGCCACGCGCTCATCGTCTGGAGCGTTTTGCTGATCGGGCTTGCACTGCTCATCATCTTCGCCTCACCCAACAACCCGCTGGACCAGACCGGCTGGTAA
- a CDS encoding DUF4190 domain-containing protein gives MSSSNPYDEDPYADDFSEPVEQTRPSDPAPLQPIPETAGTPYAQPVDTTLFPPAAKRAAFLPNDIAATTVQCSTCGYNLTGVTIGGVCPECGMDVGQSILTSATQTVSGLAVASMVLGIVAVFPAFCPFVGIVLPIIGLPLGIVAMNQYKRGRFTKGSWGMAIAGVATNSVAGLIQLGMLIMIFK, from the coding sequence ATGAGTTCAAGCAACCCATACGACGAAGACCCCTACGCCGACGACTTCTCCGAGCCCGTCGAACAGACCAGGCCAAGCGACCCTGCCCCGCTCCAGCCGATCCCTGAAACGGCCGGCACGCCCTACGCCCAGCCCGTCGACACGACACTCTTCCCGCCCGCCGCAAAACGCGCCGCCTTCCTCCCCAACGACATCGCCGCCACCACCGTCCAGTGCTCCACCTGCGGCTACAACCTCACCGGCGTCACCATCGGCGGCGTCTGCCCCGAATGCGGCATGGACGTCGGGCAATCCATCCTCACCAGCGCCACCCAGACCGTCTCCGGCCTCGCCGTCGCTTCCATGGTCCTGGGCATCGTCGCCGTCTTCCCCGCCTTCTGCCCCTTCGTCGGCATCGTCCTCCCCATCATCGGGCTCCCGCTGGGCATTGTCGCGATGAACCAATACAAACGCGGCCGCTTCACCAAGGGCTCCTGGGGCATGGCCATCGCAGGCGTCGCCACCAACAGCGTCGCAGGTCTCATCCAACTCGGCATGCTTATCATGATCTTCAAATAA
- a CDS encoding LOG family protein, with translation MSSTETHQEQNNPERRPRRKANSELAQALDAIITLAGGDPTRSRSMRIREIMHTAVKLIDDGSNMGEVKLMSSSLKELRYALKVFRPYAETRKISIYGSARTPIDHPDYKAAVDFAKAMAQAGWMVITGAGDGIMRAGHDGADRKSSFGVSINLPFETNANDIILGDPKLIAFKYFFTRKLTFMWMSHAIALFPGGFGTQDEGFEALTLIQTGKAPLMPIVMVDAPGGDYWKHWENYVKHSLLKNGWISEDDENLYLVTDDPAEAAQHVLDFYRNYHSARFVRDTQVLRIQRPLTEEQLDTLSDDFATLLRSGRITQSGPLPEERKDFPSLPRLQYHSTKRDYGTLRALINRINQYDLQNTRIT, from the coding sequence ATGAGTAGCACCGAAACCCACCAAGAACAGAACAACCCCGAGCGCAGGCCCCGCCGCAAAGCCAACAGCGAGCTCGCCCAGGCGCTCGACGCCATCATCACCCTGGCCGGCGGCGACCCCACGCGCTCCCGCTCCATGCGCATCCGCGAGATCATGCACACCGCCGTCAAACTCATCGACGACGGATCGAACATGGGCGAGGTGAAGCTCATGTCCAGCTCGCTCAAAGAGCTCCGCTACGCGCTCAAAGTCTTCCGACCCTACGCCGAGACCCGCAAGATCAGCATCTACGGCAGCGCACGCACCCCCATCGACCACCCCGACTACAAGGCCGCAGTCGACTTCGCCAAAGCCATGGCGCAGGCCGGCTGGATGGTCATCACCGGCGCGGGGGATGGCATCATGCGCGCAGGACACGACGGCGCCGACCGCAAGTCCTCCTTCGGCGTCTCCATCAACCTCCCCTTCGAAACCAACGCCAACGACATCATCCTCGGCGACCCCAAACTCATCGCCTTCAAATACTTCTTCACAAGAAAGCTCACCTTCATGTGGATGAGCCACGCCATCGCACTCTTCCCCGGTGGGTTCGGCACACAAGACGAAGGCTTCGAAGCGCTCACCCTCATACAAACCGGCAAGGCACCCCTCATGCCCATCGTCATGGTCGATGCCCCCGGCGGCGACTACTGGAAACACTGGGAAAACTACGTCAAACACTCGCTTCTCAAAAACGGCTGGATCAGCGAAGACGACGAAAACCTCTATCTAGTAACCGACGACCCCGCCGAGGCCGCCCAACACGTCCTCGATTTCTACCGAAACTACCACTCCGCAAGATTTGTGCGCGATACCCAAGTCCTCCGCATCCAACGCCCGCTCACCGAAGAACAGCTCGATACGCTGAGCGACGACTTCGCCACCCTCCTCAGGTCCGGCCGCATCACCCAGTCCGGCCCCCTCCCCGAAGAACGCAAGGACTTCCCCTCCCTCCCCCGACTCCAATACCACAGCACCAAACGCGACTACGGCACCCTACGCGCCCTCATCAACCGCATCAACCAATACGACCTCCAGAACACAAGAATCACGTAA
- a CDS encoding phospholipase D-like domain-containing protein has protein sequence MKKAKQDKLVSILEATLLDGRLDRDEQTAMRQVVEAIGDDREALAFMRNRAYDMAFTRIADNPRDTLKWLQRIDKLVDNTARPAERGGRTGEPVCAFSPGQDIRQLIERELREAEHSVELCIFTITDDRITDDIIAAHKRGVAVRIITDNDKQFDSGSDIARMVKQRVPTRFDPDNDHMHHKFAIVDDTRLITGSYNWTRGATHNHENILIFQHEETVKRFAAEFERLWRAFG, from the coding sequence ATGAAAAAAGCCAAGCAAGATAAACTCGTCTCGATCCTCGAAGCCACCCTCCTCGACGGCCGGCTTGACCGCGACGAACAGACCGCCATGCGCCAGGTCGTCGAGGCGATCGGCGACGACCGAGAGGCCCTCGCGTTTATGCGCAACCGCGCCTACGACATGGCCTTCACCCGTATCGCCGACAACCCCCGCGACACGCTCAAGTGGCTCCAGCGTATCGACAAGCTCGTCGACAACACCGCCCGGCCCGCCGAGCGCGGCGGCCGCACCGGCGAGCCCGTCTGCGCCTTCTCCCCGGGACAGGACATCCGCCAGCTCATCGAGCGCGAGCTGCGCGAGGCGGAACACTCGGTCGAGCTGTGCATCTTCACCATCACCGACGACCGCATCACCGACGACATCATCGCCGCACACAAGCGCGGCGTCGCCGTCCGCATCATCACCGACAACGACAAGCAGTTCGACTCCGGTTCCGACATCGCCCGCATGGTCAAGCAGCGCGTCCCGACGCGCTTCGACCCCGACAACGACCACATGCACCACAAGTTCGCCATCGTCGACGACACCCGGCTCATCACCGGGAGCTACAACTGGACCCGCGGCGCGACCCACAACCACGAAAACATCCTGATCTTCCAGCACGAAGAGACCGTCAAGCGTTTCGCCGCCGAGTTCGAGCGGCTCTGGCGCGCGTTCGGCTAA
- a CDS encoding ADP-ribosylation factor-like protein: MADQDKIDRAFNDYDPKIGVLNLKFCGLKDAGLRSILDRIGEESLTSVIKLYLWNNYIGPDGAAALASATHLVSLKTLELADNHIGPDGAAALSRATQLASLNMLDLRSNNIGPDGTVALANATHLASLNSLELAGNGIGPDGADAIALATHLTSLSTLDLRGNKLGPDGATVLANAIHLASLNTLELGHNNLGLGGATALANATHLTSLNVLELGENDIGPGGAAALVKATHLKSLKSLDLRVNKIGADGAAALAHATHLTSLNSLNLSSNKIGDNGAAALSHAAHLKSLKSLNLRGNYIGPDGAAALAKATHLASLNTLDLRNNDLGPGGATALAKATHLASLNTLHLGYNHIGPDGAVALAKATHFASLNKLELRYNQIGHDGARAILDTWVARPDRASMTTLDLRSNGDLSGLLPPEVLDTVDAQALLAAYEDFRDAKDEDLQPLNEAKLLVVGKEAVGKTSLVRYLIDGTPRTTKHHATVGIDAHEQIETEAWTPEGCPVCLNVWDFAGQEMRYGTHRYFLSERCLYLVVLNDRERDDRSVVEWLKTIRDRGGDSPVLVVINQSDRPDEPHHQLDEPRLKEEYPNIVGFLRTSVPLADQEEPWQVELRDALRRRLADEVTQNPALAETRRSVLRTWIAVRDEVGQIARDSSVLPTATYERVCEKHGVVEEAEKDALLNTLHNLGVVVAYGLQRGGEIILSQITLLDPNWLTGAFYTLLVHPEVREAGGVLEREQLGALLDRTKYPAKWDNFILEMMQDEEVGLAFALRGQHKGRYLIPQALPTNQPELGAWAEDRLRFRVRYDLLPAGLISRFIGESHDYLCDAFKPWTAGAILDIDGCRTLLRGTREKAVIEVWVDGPAPGQKRAALARLMHVLDTVHRLYPEAKPELCVPLPEQPDLDVPYKHLKKLEEKKGLEEMYWPPSALREYSVRELLEGPGGDILRHAGERDGKVTNNYHYNAPVTQMRDVTGPVVHDTGGGPVVGVAQEGSAVSGDAGIAVATGGSADTKSTDASGLRELIVNAAVLIGIALFILVPLFAFPFSRWAWLPLSVGALVGVAWIFRRANRFYRLTYGCVSLAAGAAMLPSISAFVDVPSLGKGSFIVESSFWAVPVFLLAAIAFGVMDYLESRRTAER, from the coding sequence ATGGCGGATCAAGATAAAATCGACCGTGCGTTCAATGACTACGATCCAAAAATAGGCGTGCTAAACCTCAAGTTCTGCGGCCTAAAGGACGCCGGCCTCCGCTCTATCCTCGACCGGATCGGTGAGGAATCACTCACATCAGTCATCAAGCTGTACTTGTGGAACAACTACATCGGCCCTGACGGGGCAGCCGCGCTGGCGAGTGCCACCCACCTCGTCTCGCTCAAGACACTGGAATTGGCGGACAACCACATCGGCCCCGACGGGGCCGCCGCACTTTCCCGTGCCACTCAACTCGCCTCGCTGAACATGCTAGACCTGCGGAGTAACAACATCGGCCCCGACGGGACCGTCGCGCTGGCCAACGCCACTCACCTCGCCTCCCTCAACTCACTCGAACTGGCAGGCAACGGCATTGGCCCCGATGGGGCTGACGCGATCGCCCTGGCCACCCACCTCACATCCCTCAGCACATTAGATCTAAGGGGCAACAAACTAGGCCCCGACGGGGCAACTGTGCTGGCCAACGCCATCCACCTCGCATCGCTCAACACGCTGGAACTGGGGCACAACAACCTCGGCCTCGGCGGGGCAACCGCACTAGCCAACGCCACTCACCTCACATCGCTCAACGTGCTCGAACTGGGCGAAAACGACATCGGCCCCGGCGGAGCCGCCGCGCTGGTCAAGGCCACCCACCTCAAATCGCTCAAATCGCTGGACCTACGCGTCAACAAGATCGGTGCCGACGGGGCCGCTGCGCTGGCCCACGCCACCCACCTCACATCCCTCAATTCGTTGAATCTGAGTAGTAACAAGATCGGCGATAACGGAGCCGCCGCGCTGAGTCACGCCGCCCACCTCAAATCGCTCAAATCGCTCAACCTTCGGGGCAACTACATCGGCCCCGATGGGGCAGCCGCGCTGGCCAAAGCCACTCACCTCGCTTCCCTCAATACGCTGGATCTGCGTAACAACGACCTCGGCCCTGGTGGGGCCACCGCGCTGGCAAAAGCCACGCACCTCGCATCCCTCAACACGCTGCACTTGGGGTACAACCACATAGGCCCCGATGGGGCCGTCGCGCTGGCCAAAGCCACCCACTTCGCATCCCTCAACAAGCTGGAATTGCGATACAACCAGATCGGCCACGACGGGGCACGGGCTATTCTCGATACATGGGTGGCGCGGCCTGACCGTGCGTCCATGACGACGCTTGATCTACGTAGCAATGGCGACTTGTCTGGCTTGCTGCCCCCGGAAGTGCTTGACACAGTGGATGCTCAAGCCCTGCTCGCGGCATACGAAGACTTCCGGGACGCCAAGGACGAGGATCTACAGCCTCTCAACGAGGCGAAGCTGCTGGTGGTGGGGAAGGAAGCGGTGGGGAAGACCTCGCTGGTGCGTTACCTGATTGACGGCACGCCGCGGACCACGAAGCACCACGCCACCGTCGGGATCGATGCGCACGAGCAGATCGAGACGGAGGCCTGGACGCCCGAGGGGTGCCCGGTCTGCCTGAACGTCTGGGACTTTGCGGGGCAGGAGATGCGCTACGGCACGCACCGGTACTTCCTCAGCGAGCGGTGCCTATACCTTGTTGTGCTCAACGACCGCGAGCGGGACGACCGGTCCGTGGTGGAGTGGCTCAAGACGATCCGCGACCGGGGCGGGGATTCGCCGGTGCTGGTGGTGATCAATCAGAGCGATCGGCCAGACGAGCCCCACCACCAGCTTGATGAGCCCAGGCTCAAGGAGGAGTACCCCAACATCGTCGGGTTCCTGCGGACGTCGGTGCCGCTGGCCGATCAGGAAGAGCCGTGGCAGGTGGAACTCCGTGATGCGCTACGCAGGCGGCTTGCCGACGAAGTCACTCAGAACCCGGCGCTGGCCGAGACGCGTCGGTCGGTGCTGCGGACGTGGATCGCGGTGCGCGACGAAGTCGGCCAGATAGCGCGAGATAGCAGTGTGCTGCCGACCGCGACGTACGAGCGGGTTTGTGAGAAGCACGGGGTGGTCGAGGAAGCGGAGAAGGACGCCCTATTGAACACGCTGCACAACCTCGGCGTGGTGGTGGCCTACGGGCTGCAGCGTGGGGGCGAGATCATCCTGAGCCAGATCACACTGCTGGACCCGAACTGGCTGACGGGGGCGTTTTATACGCTGCTTGTCCACCCCGAGGTAAGGGAAGCGGGCGGGGTGCTGGAGCGCGAACAACTCGGGGCGCTGCTGGATCGCACAAAGTACCCGGCGAAGTGGGACAACTTCATCCTGGAGATGATGCAGGACGAGGAGGTGGGGCTTGCGTTTGCGTTGCGCGGTCAGCACAAGGGGCGGTACCTGATCCCCCAGGCGCTGCCGACGAATCAGCCGGAGCTTGGGGCGTGGGCGGAGGATCGGCTTCGGTTTCGAGTGCGGTACGACCTGCTGCCGGCTGGGCTGATCTCCCGGTTTATTGGGGAGTCGCACGACTATCTCTGTGATGCATTCAAGCCGTGGACGGCTGGGGCAATCTTGGATATCGACGGGTGTCGCACGTTGTTGCGGGGGACGCGAGAGAAGGCGGTCATCGAGGTGTGGGTCGATGGCCCTGCCCCGGGGCAGAAGCGGGCGGCGCTGGCGCGGCTCATGCACGTGCTGGATACTGTGCATCGGCTCTACCCGGAGGCGAAGCCGGAGTTGTGTGTTCCGCTTCCAGAACAACCGGATTTAGATGTGCCCTACAAACATCTTAAGAAGCTAGAGGAAAAGAAGGGACTTGAGGAGATGTACTGGCCGCCAAGCGCGCTGCGTGAGTATTCCGTGCGTGAGCTTCTGGAAGGCCCCGGCGGCGATATCCTGCGGCACGCAGGAGAGAGAGACGGCAAGGTGACGAACAACTACCACTACAACGCCCCGGTCACGCAAATGAGAGATGTGACAGGGCCTGTCGTTCACGATACAGGCGGCGGGCCAGTTGTCGGCGTTGCTCAGGAAGGCTCGGCGGTCAGTGGGGATGCGGGCATTGCCGTTGCAACCGGCGGAAGCGCAGACACCAAGTCCACCGACGCGAGCGGGCTGCGCGAGTTGATCGTCAATGCAGCGGTGCTAATCGGCATCGCGCTGTTCATCCTTGTCCCTCTGTTTGCATTTCCATTTTCACGGTGGGCTTGGCTGCCCTTGTCTGTCGGGGCATTGGTCGGTGTGGCGTGGATTTTCCGGCGGGCGAATAGGTTCTACCGCCTGACTTATGGCTGTGTCAGTTTGGCCGCCGGGGCCGCGATGCTTCCGAGTATCTCTGCCTTTGTCGATGTTCCAAGTTTGGGCAAGGGCAGCTTTATCGTGGAATCCAGCTTTTGGGCAGTTCCCGTTTTCTTACTTGCCGCCATTGCTTTTGGAGTTATGGACTACTTGGAGAGCCGCCGAACAGCAGAGCGCTGA
- a CDS encoding ferrous iron transporter B, with the protein MSTISLKVQQPKRTPPGNRPLRVALVGNPNCGKTTLFNRLTGLRAKTSNFPGTTLECRTGKLVVEGKTIDILDLPGLYSTVHAQSEELLAAQVLHSGLPGVERPDAVVVVIDATCLARHLYLASEVREMGIPLVVALTMMDQAKQQGLTICLETLGKELDAVIVPVSGRTGEGMAGLSQAIVGLSDDPELAAAQATGMTDRIACTACSTCPHTNRHTWACGVGEAAAPGAEQGLELGPKTETVDRALTHPFLGLGFFSLLMAGLFILLFKLAAYPMDWIDAGFGALGGWAESVLPEGLVSSFIVDGLIGGVGGVVIFLPQICLLFLVLTLLEDTGYLARAAVVADRIMHKVGLPGKAFIPMLSAHACAIPAIMATKSIETRRDRLITILVLPLMTCSARLPVYAMIIALLFANNAVMGGVVFYGAYTLGIVAAMFASFVFGKTILKGKPQELVIELPPYRWPSLRVALLTVWDRALVFLKQAGTVILLISIILWVLLTFPQAPEGRLPGIASDDDVVKYTELDTRAAMLSLTADKLTESGMTEEAELYQADLAETVSERDNLHARYAAEYSVAGRAGKLIEPVFEPLGFDWRIDIGVVASFAAREVVVSTLAIVGGVGEDGAEDEDTLVEMMRGMQRPDGSPLFTMATALSLLVFFVLAMQCLPTQAVTKRETGSWKWAILQFGYMTVLAYAAAFVTYQVVSAMT; encoded by the coding sequence ATGAGCACGATCTCCCTCAAGGTCCAGCAGCCCAAACGCACCCCGCCGGGCAACCGCCCGCTGCGCGTCGCGCTGGTCGGCAACCCCAACTGCGGCAAGACCACCCTCTTCAACCGCCTCACCGGGCTGCGCGCCAAGACCAGCAACTTCCCGGGCACCACCCTCGAGTGCCGGACCGGCAAGCTCGTCGTCGAAGGCAAGACGATCGACATCCTCGACCTGCCCGGGCTCTACAGCACTGTCCATGCGCAGAGCGAAGAACTCCTCGCCGCGCAGGTCCTGCATAGCGGGCTGCCCGGCGTCGAGCGGCCCGACGCGGTCGTCGTCGTCATCGACGCGACCTGCCTGGCGCGCCACCTCTACCTTGCCAGCGAAGTCCGTGAGATGGGCATCCCGCTCGTCGTCGCGCTGACGATGATGGACCAGGCCAAGCAGCAGGGGCTCACGATCTGCCTCGAAACGTTGGGCAAAGAACTCGACGCGGTGATCGTCCCGGTCAGTGGGCGCACCGGCGAAGGCATGGCCGGGCTCTCGCAGGCGATCGTCGGGCTGTCGGACGACCCCGAGCTCGCGGCGGCGCAGGCGACGGGGATGACCGACCGCATCGCGTGTACGGCGTGCAGCACCTGCCCGCACACCAACCGCCACACCTGGGCCTGCGGCGTCGGTGAAGCCGCGGCCCCCGGCGCGGAGCAGGGGCTCGAGCTTGGGCCCAAGACCGAGACCGTCGACCGCGCGTTGACCCATCCGTTCCTTGGGCTAGGCTTCTTCTCGCTGCTCATGGCCGGGCTGTTCATCCTGCTCTTCAAGCTCGCGGCGTATCCGATGGACTGGATCGACGCGGGCTTTGGCGCGCTGGGCGGGTGGGCGGAATCGGTCCTGCCCGAGGGGCTCGTTTCAAGCTTCATCGTCGACGGTTTGATCGGCGGCGTCGGCGGGGTCGTCATCTTCCTGCCGCAGATCTGCCTGCTATTCCTCGTGCTTACGCTGCTCGAAGATACCGGCTACCTCGCCCGCGCGGCCGTCGTCGCCGACCGGATCATGCACAAGGTCGGGCTGCCCGGCAAGGCCTTTATCCCCATGCTCTCCGCCCACGCCTGCGCGATCCCCGCGATCATGGCGACCAAGTCCATCGAGACCCGGCGCGACCGGCTCATCACCATCCTCGTCCTCCCGCTCATGACGTGCTCGGCCCGGCTGCCGGTCTACGCGATGATTATCGCGCTGCTCTTTGCGAACAACGCCGTCATGGGCGGCGTCGTGTTCTACGGCGCGTACACGCTGGGCATCGTCGCGGCGATGTTCGCGTCGTTCGTCTTCGGCAAAACGATCCTCAAAGGTAAGCCGCAGGAGCTCGTGATCGAGCTGCCGCCCTACCGCTGGCCGTCGCTGCGCGTCGCGCTGCTCACGGTGTGGGACCGGGCGCTCGTGTTCCTGAAACAGGCGGGCACGGTGATCCTGCTGATCTCGATCATCTTGTGGGTGCTGCTGACGTTCCCGCAGGCGCCGGAGGGACGGCTGCCTGGCATCGCCAGCGACGACGATGTCGTGAAGTACACCGAACTCGATACGCGCGCTGCGATGCTCTCGTTAACTGCTGACAAGCTCACCGAATCGGGGATGACCGAGGAAGCAGAACTGTATCAAGCAGACTTGGCTGAAACTGTCAGCGAACGAGACAACCTGCACGCAAGGTATGCCGCGGAGTACTCGGTCGCGGGCCGGGCGGGTAAGCTGATCGAGCCGGTGTTTGAGCCGCTGGGCTTTGACTGGCGGATCGATATCGGCGTCGTCGCGTCCTTCGCGGCGCGGGAGGTCGTCGTGTCCACCCTCGCGATCGTCGGCGGTGTCGGCGAGGACGGCGCGGAGGATGAAGACACCCTCGTCGAAATGATGCGCGGCATGCAACGCCCCGACGGCTCGCCGCTGTTCACGATGGCGACCGCGCTGAGCTTGCTCGTGTTCTTCGTACTCGCGATGCAGTGCCTGCCGACCCAGGCGGTCACCAAACGCGAGACGGGGAGCTGGAAGTGGGCAATCCTGCAGTTCGGGTACATGACGGTACTCGCGTATGCCGCAGCGTTTGTGACGTATCAGGTCGTGTCGGCGATGACTTGA
- a CDS encoding alpha/beta hydrolase, with protein MQILSQITRPLRWVWSHKRKAAGYSGVLIVAVYACVFLLVSCASSPTNQTAALATGDSVGYLTDEKDTGVPGAAVLVHGSPADASSWNKLLTQTRDDLPAHVVVIDRLGFGNSTPGTNGSLAEQAGAVEPFLESVDGVRPILVGHSYGGPVVLRAAVDYPDRVGGIVLVAGACDPYMQDAQWFRRSVDFISLVVPEPWEVSNAELLALTDENRAMESMLGQVVCPVVIIHGTWDGVCPHDSTVSYLQSRLVNAAEVQTVSLERVGHNLHLSHPALIAEHVRRLAEDEAGRQDETQ; from the coding sequence ATGCAGATCCTCTCCCAAATCACCCGCCCTTTGCGCTGGGTGTGGTCCCACAAACGCAAGGCCGCCGGCTACAGCGGCGTCTTGATCGTTGCCGTCTACGCCTGCGTCTTCCTCCTCGTCTCGTGCGCCAGCTCACCCACCAACCAGACCGCCGCGCTCGCCACCGGCGACAGCGTCGGCTACCTCACCGACGAAAAAGACACCGGCGTCCCGGGCGCGGCCGTCCTCGTCCACGGCTCGCCCGCCGATGCATCGTCGTGGAACAAACTCCTCACACAGACGCGCGACGACCTGCCTGCACATGTCGTCGTCATCGACCGGCTTGGCTTTGGCAACTCGACCCCGGGCACGAACGGCTCGCTCGCCGAGCAGGCCGGCGCGGTCGAACCGTTTCTTGAATCGGTCGACGGCGTGCGCCCGATCCTCGTCGGACACTCATACGGTGGGCCGGTCGTCCTCCGCGCGGCGGTCGACTACCCCGATCGTGTCGGCGGGATCGTCCTCGTCGCCGGGGCGTGCGACCCGTACATGCAAGACGCGCAGTGGTTCCGTCGATCGGTGGACTTCATCTCGCTGGTCGTGCCCGAGCCCTGGGAGGTGAGCAACGCCGAGCTGCTCGCGCTCACGGATGAGAACCGCGCGATGGAGTCGATGCTAGGCCAGGTCGTCTGCCCCGTCGTCATCATCCACGGCACGTGGGATGGCGTGTGCCCGCACGACTCGACCGTGTCGTATCTACAATCGCGCCTCGTCAACGCGGCGGAGGTGCAGACCGTCTCGCTCGAACGTGTCGGCCACAACCTCCACCTCAGCCACCCCGCCCTGATCGCCGAGCATGTCCGCCGGCTGGCGGAAGACGAGGCGGGGCGCCAGGACGAGACGCAGTAG
- a CDS encoding DUF4190 domain-containing protein — MEQDPFTPPPPTNRAPLPLPPAAPLPPGAYGTTPIFYCITCGNTLTDATLGGQCPRCGTPTDRSLKPTAPNASPGSAVAALVLGIAAIVSCMFYGLPAVVCGILAVYFASRADSMMNSGQYSNQGRGMATAGRICGWIGLGLGLVYMVLIVIYIVFAVSMFQSMPNNPNWNQQPSQPQPWNPSGNTPNNPAVQPGTRPGGAPVEGDAIDSAINDIDDTEGLDNTHRP; from the coding sequence ATGGAACAAGACCCCTTCACGCCCCCGCCGCCGACCAATCGGGCGCCGCTGCCTCTGCCGCCCGCCGCGCCGCTCCCGCCCGGCGCCTACGGCACGACGCCGATCTTCTACTGCATCACCTGCGGCAACACGCTCACCGACGCCACACTCGGCGGGCAGTGCCCCCGCTGCGGCACACCCACGGACCGATCCCTCAAGCCCACCGCACCAAACGCCTCGCCCGGCAGCGCCGTCGCCGCGCTCGTCCTCGGTATCGCCGCCATCGTCTCGTGCATGTTCTACGGGCTGCCCGCGGTCGTCTGCGGCATCCTCGCCGTCTACTTCGCCTCCCGCGCCGATAGCATGATGAACTCCGGCCAGTACAGCAACCAAGGCCGAGGCATGGCCACCGCCGGCCGCATCTGCGGATGGATCGGGCTCGGGCTCGGGCTGGTCTATATGGTGCTCATCGTGATCTACATCGTCTTCGCCGTCTCAATGTTCCAGAGCATGCCCAACAACCCAAACTGGAACCAGCAGCCCAGCCAGCCCCAGCCGTGGAACCCGTCCGGCAACACGCCCAACAACCCCGCCGTCCAGCCCGGCACGCGACCCGGCGGCGCTCCGGTGGAAGGCGACGCCATCGACAGCGCAATCAACGACATCGACGACACCGAAGGGCTCGACAACACCCACCGTCCATAA
- a CDS encoding DUF4190 domain-containing protein, whose translation MNDPFDLDEPAYPAATPQGHIQRAGFNCTRCGYDLTGSVIGGTCPECGTHINPQHHAHAPNNSMAITSMVMGILSFVITPILFAPLGIIFGHIAQKQIRTGRYATSSRGYALTGLICSYIALGLVLVVGAIFILIIIFS comes from the coding sequence ATGAACGACCCTTTCGATCTAGACGAGCCGGCCTACCCCGCAGCCACACCCCAAGGCCACATCCAGCGCGCCGGGTTCAACTGCACGCGCTGCGGCTATGACCTCACCGGATCGGTCATCGGCGGGACGTGCCCCGAATGCGGCACACATATCAACCCCCAGCACCACGCCCACGCGCCCAACAACAGCATGGCCATCACATCGATGGTCATGGGCATCCTCAGCTTCGTCATCACGCCCATCCTCTTCGCACCGCTGGGCATCATCTTCGGCCACATCGCGCAGAAACAAATCCGTACCGGACGCTACGCCACCAGTTCCAGGGGCTACGCCCTGACCGGCCTCATCTGCAGCTATATCGCCCTGGGGCTTGTGCTGGTCGTGGGTGCGATCTTCATACTCATCATCATCTTCAGCTAG